From the genome of Candidatus Eremiobacteraceae bacterium, one region includes:
- a CDS encoding prepilin-type N-terminal cleavage/methylation domain-containing protein — MTKSQKGFTLIELMVVIAIIAILAAILIPNFLHARAQAQTSGCEANEKQIATALEEYAVDNNGSYGPGGTVTSTLLGTQYLGVTPTDPVNKSNYSVTTATGTYGLYQVTDTGGHDTTTTGNLAGNPGGSSIIYNQASGLQAK, encoded by the coding sequence GTGACCAAATCGCAAAAGGGCTTCACGCTCATCGAGCTGATGGTCGTCATCGCGATCATCGCAATTCTCGCCGCGATCCTCATCCCGAACTTCCTGCACGCTCGCGCGCAGGCACAGACATCCGGCTGCGAAGCGAACGAGAAGCAGATCGCGACCGCGCTCGAAGAATATGCCGTCGACAACAACGGTTCGTACGGCCCTGGCGGCACGGTGACGAGCACGCTGCTCGGCACGCAATACCTCGGCGTCACGCCGACGGATCCGGTCAACAAATCGAACTATAGCGTGACGACGGCCACGGGCACGTACGGCTTATACCAGGTCACGGATACCGGCGGCCACGACACGACGACGACCGGCAACCTCGCGGGTAATCCCGGCGGCTCATCGATCATCTACAATCAGGCCTCCGGTCTCCAAGCGAAATAG
- a CDS encoding glycosyltransferase family 39 protein yields the protein MRGRRIDGAVVALVIALLIGGYLRLWDLTNRSLFLDEAFTLWVASKPWAAMMNQIVYHDFHPPVFYAVTHWLIGVLRWQPWDYRFLTAPFGLLTIVASWAIARRLFGDVAAGATAFLVALEPSLVDWDRVFRMYSVLTALCTTSWWLLLIGQDATGRRRVAAWLGYGAVAILLPYIQYLGAVTLVCQGAYALFDLRKRWPILASCGAAVLALVPWMWAIRIQAPHGGLVAGTKVVPIGWVLLPRDVLLAGVPWNWSGSIVFAWSVTVFVAIVAVVSIARWPRTIVPFWLGVAALQVIATLATGKGLVVPRYLLPALPGFTIAVGGLIAWLIAGRLRVLGAALAIALPAIAAVCSADIIWDPFYQFTDWYLVNLIVLQNEKPDDAMLFVQGFPYLVVGDFTAFRGHPAEGPAMPADLPFTLGWIRKHAGQRIWYIENQAYYADPGHEVKRYLDSTRRQLHVWSEARAGLSDIVNVILYDKQTKRSSKPAHTVRTVTR from the coding sequence TTGAGAGGCCGTAGGATCGACGGAGCGGTCGTCGCGCTCGTCATCGCGCTCCTTATCGGCGGCTACCTTCGGCTATGGGACCTGACGAACCGCAGCCTCTTCCTCGACGAGGCGTTCACGCTTTGGGTCGCGAGCAAGCCGTGGGCGGCGATGATGAACCAGATCGTCTACCACGATTTCCATCCGCCGGTGTTCTACGCGGTGACGCATTGGCTCATCGGCGTGCTGCGCTGGCAACCGTGGGATTATCGTTTCCTCACCGCGCCGTTCGGGCTGCTGACGATCGTGGCATCGTGGGCGATCGCGCGCCGCCTTTTCGGCGACGTCGCCGCGGGAGCGACGGCGTTCCTCGTCGCTCTCGAGCCGAGCTTGGTCGACTGGGATCGCGTCTTCCGGATGTACAGCGTCCTCACCGCGCTTTGCACGACGTCGTGGTGGCTCTTGCTCATCGGTCAGGATGCGACCGGACGAAGACGCGTCGCCGCATGGCTCGGCTACGGGGCGGTCGCGATACTCTTGCCCTACATCCAATATCTCGGCGCCGTCACGCTGGTGTGCCAGGGCGCGTACGCGCTCTTCGACCTGCGCAAGCGCTGGCCGATCCTCGCATCATGCGGCGCCGCGGTGCTCGCGCTCGTGCCGTGGATGTGGGCGATCCGCATCCAGGCTCCACACGGCGGCCTCGTCGCGGGCACGAAGGTCGTGCCGATCGGCTGGGTGCTATTGCCGCGCGACGTCTTGCTGGCCGGCGTGCCGTGGAACTGGTCCGGCTCGATCGTATTCGCGTGGTCCGTCACCGTATTCGTAGCGATCGTGGCCGTCGTCTCGATCGCGCGCTGGCCGAGGACGATCGTGCCGTTCTGGCTCGGCGTCGCCGCCCTGCAGGTGATCGCGACGCTCGCGACCGGCAAAGGGCTCGTGGTGCCGCGCTATCTGCTGCCCGCGCTTCCCGGTTTCACGATCGCCGTCGGCGGACTCATCGCATGGCTTATCGCAGGCCGGCTTCGCGTCTTGGGGGCGGCGCTCGCGATCGCGTTGCCGGCGATCGCCGCCGTCTGCTCGGCCGACATCATCTGGGACCCGTTCTATCAGTTCACCGACTGGTATCTCGTCAATCTCATCGTGCTCCAGAACGAGAAGCCCGACGACGCGATGCTGTTCGTCCAGGGGTTCCCGTATCTCGTCGTCGGCGACTTCACGGCGTTTCGCGGCCACCCGGCCGAAGGGCCGGCGATGCCGGCCGATCTGCCGTTCACGCTCGGGTGGATCCGCAAGCACGCGGGGCAGCGCATTTGGTACATCGAAAATCAGGCGTACTACGCGGACCCGGGTCACGAGGTGAAGCGCTACCTCGACTCGACGCGCCGGCAATTGCACGTGTGGTCCGAGGCTCGCGCGGGACTTTCAGATATCGTCAATGTGATCTTATATGATAAACAGACGAAGCGTTCATCGAAGCCGGCGCATACCGTTCGTACGGTCACACGCTAG
- a CDS encoding prepilin-type N-terminal cleavage/methylation domain-containing protein: MARHHRAFTLIELMIVIAIIAILAAILIPNFLHARAEAQTSGCEGNEKQIATALEEYAVDHNGTYGAGGTVSSTLLGTLYLGVTPSDPVNQSNYSVTTTTGSYGSYQITDTGGHDTTTTGNLPGNPGGQSIIYNQNSGIQAK, encoded by the coding sequence TTGGCCAGGCACCATAGAGCCTTCACGCTCATCGAGCTGATGATCGTCATCGCGATCATCGCTATTCTTGCGGCGATCCTCATCCCGAACTTCCTGCACGCGCGCGCTGAAGCGCAGACGTCCGGCTGCGAAGGCAACGAGAAGCAGATCGCGACCGCGCTTGAGGAATACGCCGTCGACCACAACGGCACGTACGGCGCGGGCGGCACGGTTTCGAGCACGCTGCTCGGCACGCTGTACCTCGGCGTCACGCCATCGGATCCCGTGAACCAGTCGAACTACAGCGTCACGACGACGACCGGTTCGTACGGCTCGTACCAGATCACGGATACCGGCGGACACGACACGACGACGACCGGCAACCTTCCGGGCAACCCCGGCGGTCAATCGATCATATACAACCAGAACTCCGGAATCCAAGCGAAGTAA
- a CDS encoding glycosyltransferase family 39 protein, with the protein MRDPAPAATARVAFGGLWIALAVGAFLILWQLAAQSVFVDEAFTLDAARMPIPAMFAQLAQHDAHPPLLYLYVHAAMALFHWPSTWYRYLIAPFGLVTIASTWALARRGFGDIAAAVAAIVVATEPTLLLFDRLLRMYAPLTALTALSCVLLMRASTAQTRRSRVIAWALYGACAIVLPYVMYLGAIVIACQCAYALFDLRRRCPAIACGIIAFLATMPWWWAIREQFPQSGFTGGKGLAAAAWSARDVLGYALPVSWYTGTHFDLIFAIAVIALAAAGLALARGGAMAIYGGALAVAVIATLALGRNLVFARYLVYLVPAFAISVGAICAFALRTKWRVAGVALALAVLSVNAVADADQLLDKFYQSSDWNTVAAIMSGIERPSDAILFVQGYSYLVLEASPAVVGHDVFGPQSPSSIEPTYAWLDRHADVRVWYIENQAWYADPNREIKRRIEATRPRLREWFEPRSDPSSTVFFALYGPEKRCGMPTEGRQPSCARHATSRPKP; encoded by the coding sequence ATGCGAGATCCGGCGCCCGCCGCTACCGCACGCGTCGCGTTCGGCGGTCTGTGGATCGCGCTCGCCGTCGGCGCGTTCCTGATCCTGTGGCAGCTCGCGGCTCAAAGCGTCTTCGTCGACGAGGCGTTCACGCTCGATGCGGCGCGCATGCCGATCCCGGCGATGTTCGCCCAGCTCGCGCAGCACGACGCGCATCCGCCGCTGCTCTACCTCTACGTCCACGCCGCGATGGCGCTGTTCCATTGGCCGTCGACGTGGTATCGCTACCTCATCGCGCCGTTCGGGCTCGTCACGATCGCGAGCACCTGGGCGCTGGCGCGTCGTGGGTTCGGCGACATCGCGGCTGCGGTGGCGGCCATCGTCGTCGCGACCGAGCCGACGCTGCTCCTGTTCGACCGGCTGCTGCGGATGTACGCGCCGCTGACCGCGCTCACGGCGCTGTCCTGCGTCTTGCTGATGCGCGCCTCGACGGCGCAGACGCGGCGCTCTCGCGTCATCGCTTGGGCGCTGTACGGCGCATGCGCGATCGTGCTGCCGTACGTCATGTACCTCGGAGCGATCGTCATCGCTTGTCAGTGTGCGTACGCGCTCTTCGACCTGCGACGCCGCTGTCCGGCGATCGCATGTGGCATCATCGCGTTCCTCGCCACGATGCCATGGTGGTGGGCGATACGAGAGCAGTTCCCGCAATCGGGTTTCACGGGCGGTAAGGGACTGGCCGCCGCCGCATGGTCCGCGCGCGACGTGCTCGGCTACGCGCTGCCGGTGAGCTGGTACACCGGCACGCATTTCGATCTGATCTTCGCGATCGCCGTGATAGCCCTGGCTGCCGCCGGTCTCGCGCTCGCGCGCGGCGGGGCGATGGCGATCTACGGCGGCGCGCTCGCCGTTGCGGTCATCGCGACGCTCGCGCTTGGCCGCAACCTCGTGTTCGCCCGCTATCTCGTCTATCTGGTTCCCGCGTTCGCGATCTCCGTCGGTGCGATCTGCGCATTTGCGCTGCGGACGAAATGGCGCGTCGCCGGCGTCGCGCTCGCGCTCGCTGTGCTGTCGGTGAATGCCGTCGCAGATGCCGACCAGCTCCTCGATAAGTTCTATCAGTCCTCGGATTGGAACACGGTCGCTGCGATCATGTCGGGCATCGAGCGTCCGTCGGACGCGATCCTCTTCGTACAGGGCTACTCGTATCTCGTCCTCGAGGCCTCGCCGGCGGTCGTCGGCCACGATGTCTTCGGTCCGCAGTCGCCGTCGTCGATCGAGCCGACGTATGCGTGGCTCGACCGTCATGCTGACGTGCGGGTCTGGTATATCGAGAACCAAGCGTGGTATGCCGATCCGAACCGCGAGATCAAACGGCGCATCGAAGCGACGCGACCTCGGCTGCGCGAATGGTTCGAGCCGCGATCCGATCCGAGCAGCACGGTGTTCTTCGCGCTCTACGGCCCAGAGAAAAGATGTGGTATGCCGACCGAAGGTCGGCAGCCGAGTTGCGCTCGGCATGCCACATCGAGACCGAAACCTTGA